TGTGATGCGTGTCGCACTTCAGCGCGTGCGTAGCGGGTCGATACCGCAGTGCCCCTTCCCGAGAGTTCTTTCCCATGAATGCGTCTGTCCGTGCTCCGCGCCTGCAGTCCAAGCTGCTCGGCGCGGTTTCTGTTGGTCTGGCCGTGGTCCTGCTGTGCGCTCTGGCGGGCCTGGCCTCCGCCTGGTTGAAGTTGTCCACCGAGGTTCCGCCCGAGGTCGCGCACAGCCGCGATGCGGAACGCCTGCAGCGTGAGTTCCGCGGCCAGGTGCAGGAATGGAAGAACGTGCTGCTGCGCGGCCACGACGATGCGCTGCGCCAGCGCCACCTGGAGGCCTTCGACAGCGAAGGCCGCCTGGTCGAGCAGCTGGCCATGGGCCTGGTGAGCAGCCCGGATGCGCGCACCCGTGAACTGGCGCAGGCGTTCATCTACCTGCACGCGCAGCTGCAGCAGGACTACCACGCGGCGCTGCAGGCGTTTGCCGGGGCCGGTTACGATCCCGCCGCCGGCGACGATCTGGTACGCGGCAAGGATCGCCCGGTGGCGACGGCACTGGATGCCCTGAGCACGCACGCCACGCAGGTGGCTGAAGCGGCGGTGGCAGCGCGTTCGCAGCAGGCACGCCAGACCCTGCTGCTGTGCGCGGTACTGACCGTACTGGCCGCCGTGCTGCTGCTGATCGGCCTGGCCTGGTGGCTGCGGCGTGCAGTGGTGCAGCCGGTACTGGCGGTCGAAGCCGCCGCACGCGCGGTGGCCGCTGGCGACCTGCAGCACGTGGTGCAGGTGCGCAGCCGCGACGAGATCGGTCGCCTCGCGCAGGCCATGCAGGCGGTGCAATCCACCCTGCGCGGCGTGCTGGATGCGCAGACCGCGATGGCACAGGCGCACGAGGCCGGCAGCATCAGTCACCGCATGGACGCCGCTGCCTTCCCCGGCGCGTTCGGCACCATGGTGGGCGACTGCAACACGCTGGTCGATGCGCACATCCAGGTGAAGATGCGCGCGATCTCGATCATGGGCCGCTATGCGGTCGGCGACCTCAGCCAGGACATGGAGCGCCTGCCCGGCGAGAAGGCGGTGATCACCGAAGCGCTGGACGCGGTCAAGCACAACCTCGGTGCGATCAACGGCGAAATCCGCCGCCTGGCCGAAGCGGCGGCCGCCGGTGACTTCAGCCAGCGCGGCGACAGTGCGCGCTTCGAGCATGATTTCCGCGCGATGGTCGAGGGCCTGAACCGCCTGATGCAGACCACCGAGCTGAACCTGGCCGAGGTCTCCAGCATGCTGCGCGCCATCGCCGATGGCCGTCTCGGCGCGCGCATGCACGGTGATTTCCAGGGTGTGTTCGCGCGTATCGCCGGCGATGCCAATACCACCGCCGCGCAGCTGGCGACCATCGTCACCGACATCAAGCACGCCTCCGGCAGCATCCACACCGCCGCCGCGGAGATCGCCGCCGGCAACAATGATCTGTCACGCCGTACCGAGCAACAGGCCGCCAACCTGGAAGAGACGGCGGCATCGATGGAGGAACTGACCTCCACCGTGCGCCAGAACGCCGAACATGCACGCCAGGCCAACCAGCT
The sequence above is a segment of the Stenotrophomonas maltophilia genome. Coding sequences within it:
- a CDS encoding methyl-accepting chemotaxis protein, yielding MNASVRAPRLQSKLLGAVSVGLAVVLLCALAGLASAWLKLSTEVPPEVAHSRDAERLQREFRGQVQEWKNVLLRGHDDALRQRHLEAFDSEGRLVEQLAMGLVSSPDARTRELAQAFIYLHAQLQQDYHAALQAFAGAGYDPAAGDDLVRGKDRPVATALDALSTHATQVAEAAVAARSQQARQTLLLCAVLTVLAAVLLLIGLAWWLRRAVVQPVLAVEAAARAVAAGDLQHVVQVRSRDEIGRLAQAMQAVQSTLRGVLDAQTAMAQAHEAGSISHRMDAAAFPGAFGTMVGDCNTLVDAHIQVKMRAISIMGRYAVGDLSQDMERLPGEKAVITEALDAVKHNLGAINGEIRRLAEAAAAGDFSQRGDSARFEHDFRAMVEGLNRLMQTTELNLAEVSSMLRAIADGRLGARMHGDFQGVFARIAGDANTTAAQLATIVTDIKHASGSIHTAAAEIAAGNNDLSRRTEQQAANLEETAASMEELTSTVRQNAEHARQANQLAIGAHTVASHGGSVVGQVVATMGAIETSSRQIADIISVIDGIAFQTNILALNAAVEAARAGEQGRGFAVVASEVRTLAQRSAAAAKEIKTLIEASVEQVGHGAQRVREAGDTMAEIVASVQRVTDIMAEISAASQEQSAGIEQVSQTVIQMDGTTQQNAALVEEASAAARSLEQQANRLIDAVDVFDLSSTAAAKGGLARAA